A single genomic interval of Chitinophaga sp. 180180018-3 harbors:
- the argH gene encoding argininosuccinate lyase has protein sequence MKLWQKDKVALEAVEQFTVGKDREMDAYLAPFDVLGSMAHITMLQQIGLLEAAELTVLKQELKNIYQEIQAGTFKLEDGVEDIHSQVELLLTRRLGEVGKKIHSGRSRNDQVLVDLKLFLRHELQTLTEEVLTLFHLLQHKSEEYKQHLIPGYTHLQIAMPSSFGLWFGAYAESLVDDLTMLQGAYKVVNKNPLGSAAGYGSSFPLNRELTTSLLGFETLNYNVVYAQMGRGKTEKIVAFALAGIAATIAKMAMDACLFMNQNFGFISFPDELTTGSSIMPHKKNPDVWELIRSHGNKLQALPNEIAMMITNLPSGYHRDLQLLKENLFPAFQTLKDCIRMSRLMLENIRIKENILDDEKYQYLFSVEVVNNLVLQGMPFREAYKKVGMDIENGTFSPEKEVKHTHAGSIGNLCTSQIAEQMEQVVKGFPFEAVDKAIAQLLD, from the coding sequence ATGAAATTGTGGCAAAAAGATAAGGTTGCACTGGAAGCGGTAGAGCAATTTACCGTTGGAAAAGACCGTGAAATGGATGCCTACCTGGCGCCTTTTGATGTACTGGGCTCTATGGCGCACATCACTATGCTGCAGCAAATCGGTTTGCTGGAAGCAGCAGAACTGACTGTTTTAAAGCAGGAACTGAAAAATATATACCAGGAGATCCAGGCAGGTACTTTTAAACTGGAAGATGGAGTAGAAGATATCCACTCCCAGGTAGAACTATTGCTGACCCGCCGTTTGGGGGAAGTAGGTAAAAAGATCCATAGCGGCCGTTCCAGGAACGACCAGGTGCTGGTAGATCTGAAACTGTTCCTGCGCCATGAATTGCAGACGCTCACGGAAGAAGTGCTGACACTCTTCCACCTGCTGCAACATAAAAGTGAAGAATACAAACAACACCTGATCCCGGGCTATACACACCTGCAGATTGCCATGCCCTCTTCCTTCGGATTGTGGTTTGGCGCTTATGCAGAGAGCCTGGTCGACGATCTCACCATGCTGCAGGGTGCTTACAAAGTAGTAAATAAAAACCCGCTCGGCTCTGCTGCCGGTTATGGTTCTTCGTTCCCCCTTAACCGTGAGTTAACCACCTCACTGCTGGGATTCGAAACACTGAATTACAATGTTGTATACGCCCAGATGGGCCGCGGTAAAACGGAAAAAATCGTAGCCTTCGCTTTGGCCGGCATTGCTGCCACCATCGCTAAAATGGCCATGGATGCCTGTTTGTTCATGAATCAGAACTTCGGCTTCATCAGCTTCCCTGATGAGTTGACTACCGGCTCCAGCATTATGCCGCATAAAAAGAACCCGGATGTTTGGGAACTGATCCGTTCGCACGGAAACAAACTGCAGGCACTGCCTAACGAAATAGCTATGATGATCACCAACCTGCCATCCGGCTACCATCGTGATCTGCAGCTGCTGAAGGAGAACCTGTTCCCCGCCTTCCAAACACTCAAAGACTGTATTCGGATGAGCCGCCTGATGCTGGAAAATATCCGCATCAAAGAGAATATCCTGGACGACGAAAAATACCAATACCTGTTCAGCGTGGAAGTAGTAAACAACCTCGTATTACAGGGTATGCCTTTCCGTGAGGCCTACAAAAAAGTTGGAATGGATATCGAAAATGGCACCTTCTCACCTGAAAAAGAAGTAAAGCATACGCACGCCGGAAGTATAGGCAACCTCTGCACCTCCCAGATCGCAGAACAGATGGAGCAGGTAGTGAAAGGATTTCCGTTCGAGGCTGTGGATAAGGCGATAGCACAGCTGTTGGATTAA
- a CDS encoding GNAT family protein, with product MDYQPVLENKRVLLEPLQLTHLEVLAPVALIPSLWEVQLQQITTVADLEKYIRTGLADREAGVSIPFVITDKKENKVAGSTRYMNLLIPHKRTEIGSTWIAPEFQGTGLNKAMKYAMLQYAFEVMDVNRVELKTDALNTQSRNAILSIGCKEEGIFRRHMITNSGRVRDTVYFSILKEEWPEVKERIFGKYDF from the coding sequence ATGGATTATCAGCCAGTACTCGAAAATAAACGCGTTTTGCTGGAACCGCTGCAATTAACGCACCTGGAGGTGCTAGCACCTGTTGCATTAATACCTTCCCTTTGGGAAGTGCAACTACAGCAGATCACAACAGTAGCGGACCTGGAGAAATACATCCGCACTGGTTTGGCCGACCGGGAAGCCGGCGTGTCTATCCCATTTGTCATTACCGATAAAAAGGAAAACAAGGTGGCTGGTTCCACCCGTTACATGAATCTGCTAATACCGCACAAGCGTACGGAAATAGGCTCTACGTGGATTGCACCGGAGTTTCAGGGAACAGGACTGAATAAGGCCATGAAATATGCGATGTTGCAATATGCCTTCGAGGTAATGGACGTGAACAGGGTAGAACTGAAAACAGATGCACTCAATACACAGTCGCGCAACGCTATCCTGAGTATTGGTTGTAAGGAAGAAGGTATATTCCGCCGTCATATGATCACCAATTCAGGCAGAGTGAGAGATACCGTGTACTTCAGTATCCTGAAGGAAGAATGGCCGGAGGTGAAGGAACGCATTTTTGGTAAATACGATTTTTAG
- a CDS encoding M20 family metallo-hydrolase — translation MWNEKLYDVAVALLKQMIATPSISREEDGTAKLIGDFLAAMDIPHERHLNNIWAYNKHFDAAKPNILLNSHHDTVKPNPQYTRDPFSPDVVDGKLYGLGSNDAGGCLVSLIATFLHFYHRTDLSYNIILTATAEEEISGPNGVESILPMLPAIEFAIVGEPTQTQLAVAEKGLMVLDCISHGKAGHAAREEGENALYKALPDLAWFRDYRFPKVSDTLGPVKMSVTVINTSNKAHNVVPADCSFVVDVRATDQYTLEELLETIQANVSCEIKPRSIRMRPSFIPMNHPFVQAGISIGKTCYGSPTTSDQALIPATSVKMGPGDSARSHTADEFIHLHEIKDGIDSYIRLLEMIQ, via the coding sequence ATGTGGAACGAAAAATTATATGATGTGGCAGTGGCCTTGCTGAAGCAAATGATTGCCACCCCGTCAATAAGTCGCGAAGAAGACGGCACAGCGAAACTGATCGGTGATTTCCTGGCAGCCATGGATATTCCGCATGAGCGGCATCTCAACAATATCTGGGCATATAACAAACATTTCGACGCTGCCAAACCCAATATACTGCTGAATTCCCACCATGATACGGTAAAGCCTAATCCACAATACACCCGCGATCCTTTCAGTCCGGATGTGGTGGATGGAAAACTTTACGGCCTGGGCAGCAACGACGCAGGCGGCTGTTTGGTAAGCCTGATCGCTACTTTCCTGCATTTCTATCATCGGACTGATCTGAGCTATAATATCATTCTCACTGCCACTGCTGAAGAAGAAATCAGCGGACCGAACGGAGTAGAGAGCATACTGCCGATGTTACCGGCTATTGAGTTTGCCATCGTGGGTGAGCCCACGCAAACACAACTGGCGGTAGCCGAGAAAGGCCTGATGGTGCTGGATTGCATCAGTCATGGTAAAGCCGGCCACGCCGCCCGCGAAGAAGGAGAGAATGCGTTATACAAAGCATTGCCCGATCTGGCCTGGTTCCGCGATTATCGTTTCCCCAAGGTTTCAGATACATTGGGACCGGTAAAGATGAGCGTTACCGTAATTAATACTTCTAATAAAGCGCATAATGTAGTGCCTGCTGACTGCTCATTTGTAGTAGATGTAAGGGCTACTGATCAATACACACTGGAAGAACTGCTGGAGACTATTCAGGCAAATGTGTCGTGCGAAATCAAGCCACGGTCGATCCGCATGCGGCCATCTTTCATTCCGATGAACCATCCGTTTGTGCAGGCTGGCATCAGCATTGGTAAAACCTGCTATGGCTCGCCAACCACGTCTGACCAGGCATTGATTCCGGCTACTTCCGTTAAGATGGGACCTGGTGATTCCGCCCGTTCTCATACTGCAGATGAATTTATCCATCTACATGAAATTAAAGATGGTATCGATAGTTATATTCGCTTACTTGAAATGATACAGTAA
- the der gene encoding ribosome biogenesis GTPase Der produces MAGFTVAIVGRPNVGKSTLFNRLLEQRKAIVDDQSGVTRDRQYGIADWNGKTFNVIDTGGFVTNSDDVFEREIRKQVKIAVQEANLIIFMCDVTTGITDLDADVADILRRTSKPVYLVVNKVDNAQRQLEATEFYSLGFEHIYFLSSMTGSGTGELLDEMVTHITPDMGDANEESDLPKIAIIGQPNVGKSSLLNALIGEERNIVSDIAGTTRDTIHTRYNMFQKDFMLIDTAGVRRKTKVHEDLEFYSVIRAIKALDEADVVMLLLDAEKGITAQDLSIFSLAARKGKGVVILVNKWDLVEKATNTARDYEKELKQRLAPFSDVPVIFTSVTEKQRIFKAVETALEVYENRLRRIQTSTLNEVMLKAIEAYHPPVVRGIPIRIKYVTQLPTHTPAFAFFCNLPDDVKAPYRNYLENQLRTKFNFTGVPIKIFFRKK; encoded by the coding sequence ATGGCAGGATTTACAGTTGCGATAGTTGGGCGTCCGAACGTTGGCAAGTCGACCTTGTTCAACCGTTTACTGGAACAGCGCAAAGCCATCGTAGACGACCAGAGCGGTGTTACCCGCGACCGCCAGTACGGCATCGCCGACTGGAACGGAAAAACATTCAACGTGATCGATACCGGTGGATTTGTAACCAACAGCGATGATGTGTTTGAACGTGAGATCCGTAAACAGGTGAAAATAGCTGTACAAGAGGCGAACCTGATTATTTTCATGTGTGATGTGACTACCGGGATTACAGACCTGGATGCAGATGTGGCCGATATTCTCCGCCGCACCTCCAAACCCGTTTACCTCGTGGTAAATAAAGTAGATAACGCCCAGCGCCAGCTGGAAGCTACGGAATTTTACAGTCTTGGTTTTGAACATATATATTTCCTCAGCTCCATGACCGGTAGTGGCACAGGGGAGTTGCTGGATGAGATGGTAACGCACATTACTCCGGATATGGGAGACGCCAATGAAGAAAGCGATCTTCCTAAAATAGCCATCATAGGCCAGCCTAATGTGGGAAAATCTTCGCTGCTGAATGCACTGATCGGAGAAGAACGCAATATCGTTTCCGATATTGCAGGAACTACCCGCGATACCATTCACACGCGTTATAATATGTTCCAGAAAGATTTCATGCTCATTGATACTGCCGGTGTCAGGCGTAAAACCAAAGTGCATGAAGACCTGGAATTTTATTCTGTCATCCGTGCCATCAAAGCGCTGGATGAAGCAGATGTAGTGATGTTGCTGCTCGACGCCGAAAAAGGCATCACTGCACAGGATCTCAGCATCTTCAGTCTTGCTGCCCGTAAGGGAAAAGGCGTGGTGATACTGGTCAATAAATGGGACCTGGTGGAAAAAGCCACTAACACAGCAAGAGATTACGAGAAAGAACTGAAACAGCGTCTTGCTCCTTTCTCTGATGTGCCGGTGATCTTTACATCTGTAACGGAAAAGCAGCGTATCTTCAAAGCGGTAGAAACTGCGCTGGAAGTATATGAGAACCGTTTGCGCCGCATTCAGACGTCTACCCTGAATGAGGTGATGCTGAAAGCAATTGAAGCATATCATCCACCGGTAGTGAGAGGTATTCCTATCCGCATCAAGTATGTAACGCAGTTACCAACGCATACACCGGCATTTGCCTTTTTCTGTAATCTGCCGGATGATGTGAAGGCGCCATACCGTAACTACCTGGAGAATCAGCTGCGCACGAAGTTCAATTTCACGGGAGTTCCGATTAAGATCTTCTTCCGTAAAAAGTAA
- a CDS encoding transglutaminase-like domain-containing protein, which yields MNENREIHALFHLLDDPDLEVFDTVASKILLYGKDIIPNLENLWENTIDESIQERIELLIHRVHYQDLQAAVRTWAQADIPHLLQGAILTARYQFPDLAESQIITEVDRIKRNIWLELNNYLTPLEQINVLNSMVYNYFGLKGEEVSYQRKNQFFINQVIESRKGNPITNGIIYQSLCAMLDLPVYAVNIPRQFILAYFDSFIDFNAPADTGNHHILFFIDPIQGQIYTQQDVDTYLKRVSVPPVPSYFRPQSNKRIIQFLLEELAKCFRDDKEAYKQDELMNLASIIE from the coding sequence ATGAATGAAAACAGAGAAATACACGCTTTGTTCCACCTGTTGGATGATCCGGATCTGGAGGTATTTGATACTGTTGCCAGTAAGATACTGTTATATGGCAAAGACATAATCCCCAATCTGGAGAATTTGTGGGAGAATACAATTGACGAATCCATACAGGAAAGGATTGAGTTGCTGATACACAGGGTGCATTACCAGGACCTGCAGGCTGCTGTTCGCACATGGGCCCAGGCTGATATACCTCACCTGTTACAGGGCGCTATCCTGACAGCCAGATATCAGTTCCCCGACCTGGCTGAATCCCAGATCATCACTGAAGTAGATCGTATTAAACGCAATATCTGGCTCGAATTAAATAATTATCTCACCCCGCTGGAGCAGATCAATGTACTGAACAGCATGGTGTATAATTATTTCGGCCTCAAGGGAGAAGAAGTTTCTTACCAGCGTAAGAATCAGTTTTTCATTAACCAGGTAATTGAATCAAGGAAAGGAAATCCTATCACCAACGGGATCATCTATCAAAGCCTCTGTGCCATGCTGGATCTTCCGGTGTATGCTGTGAATATCCCCCGGCAGTTTATCCTCGCGTATTTCGACAGCTTTATTGATTTCAACGCTCCTGCCGACACTGGCAACCATCATATCCTGTTTTTCATAGATCCCATTCAGGGGCAGATCTATACACAACAGGATGTAGATACCTATCTTAAACGTGTTTCCGTGCCGCCCGTTCCCTCCTATTTCAGGCCTCAGTCTAACAAACGCATTATACAGTTCCTGTTGGAAGAACTGGCTAAATGTTTCCGTGACGATAAAGAAGCCTACAAACAGGATGAACTGATGAACCTTGCCAGTATTATAGAATAA
- a CDS encoding TonB-dependent receptor has protein sequence MKQLMLLVLLSVAGTLHAQSLLTGTVTSKTDGQPLEGVTITINQTGAVTDGKGHYSIHLPKKGSHTLTASFIGYKSFEVTITTTNSHQLQDIVLESASLFVKPVEISSLRAGKNSPFVHTTLSAADIKKENLGQDLPILLDQQPAVVTNSDAGTGIGYTGIRVRGSDITRINVTVNGIPVNDAESQGTFFVNMPDFASSVSSIQLQRGVGTSTNGAGAFGATLNLSTNEFREKAYGEISSSYGSFNSWKNTVKAGSGLIGDHFTIDARLSKISSDGYIDRATSDLRSFYTSAAYISAKTAIRLNVFSGKEKTYQAWNGVPKALLETDRTYNSAGTEKPGTPYNNETDNYQQDHYQLFLNQEVNAHLNFNVALHFTRGRGYYEQYKAAQQFGQYGLSKPIINGLPVDSTDLIRQLWLDNYFYGSVFSVNRTGNKFNWSLGGGWNRYTGDHYGKVIWAQTGIDKDYKYYTYPAAKNDFNIYWKGEYKLTPAFSLFADMQYRNIMYNMDGFESVPAYIAHVNYNFFNPKAGISYSINPSSRVFASVAIAHKEPNRVDFESNYGAAMPKPEILRDVEAGYSWHNNIAAIDANVYYMNYKNQLVQTGMLNDVGAYMRTNIPKSYRAGIEVNGNVKLSPVFSIAANAALSSNKVLDYRAVTYDSSNTAHTQTFKKTDISFSPSFVGGLTLSAKPIKNLNIDLLGKYVSRQYMDNTSNTEASLDPYFVSNLRINYVVPQTLFRELGIQFMLNNIFNAKYTPNGSTYSSYDLQSNRVAYDSYYYPMAGINFFAGVTVGF, from the coding sequence ATGAAACAGCTAATGTTATTAGTGCTGCTATCCGTAGCAGGCACTTTACATGCACAATCGCTGCTGACCGGTACTGTTACCAGCAAAACCGACGGCCAGCCACTGGAGGGTGTTACCATTACGATTAATCAGACAGGGGCCGTAACAGACGGTAAAGGCCATTACAGTATCCATCTCCCTAAAAAAGGAAGCCATACCTTAACTGCCAGTTTTATCGGCTACAAATCCTTTGAGGTTACGATAACGACTACTAACAGCCATCAATTGCAGGATATTGTGCTGGAATCAGCCAGTCTCTTCGTAAAACCGGTGGAGATCAGCAGCCTGCGAGCTGGTAAGAACTCGCCTTTTGTGCATACTACCCTGTCGGCAGCCGATATTAAAAAAGAGAACCTGGGCCAGGATCTGCCTATACTGCTGGATCAGCAACCCGCTGTGGTAACCAATTCCGACGCAGGTACCGGTATCGGCTATACGGGCATACGTGTGCGGGGCTCCGACATCACCCGTATCAATGTTACAGTAAACGGTATTCCTGTGAACGATGCTGAATCCCAAGGTACTTTCTTCGTGAATATGCCCGACTTTGCCTCATCTGTCAGCAGTATACAGCTGCAACGCGGCGTAGGTACCTCCACCAATGGCGCCGGCGCATTTGGTGCCACCCTCAATCTCAGTACCAATGAATTCAGGGAAAAGGCCTACGGCGAGATCAGCAGCAGTTACGGCTCCTTCAACAGCTGGAAGAATACGGTTAAAGCAGGCTCCGGACTGATCGGCGATCACTTTACCATCGATGCACGCCTCTCTAAGATCAGCTCCGACGGCTATATCGACAGGGCCACGTCCGATCTCCGCTCCTTCTATACTTCCGCCGCGTATATCTCCGCAAAAACGGCTATACGGCTGAATGTTTTCTCTGGAAAGGAAAAAACCTACCAGGCCTGGAACGGCGTGCCTAAAGCACTCCTGGAAACTGACCGCACTTACAACTCAGCCGGCACAGAAAAACCCGGCACGCCATACAACAACGAAACCGACAATTACCAGCAGGATCACTACCAGCTGTTTCTTAACCAGGAAGTCAACGCTCATCTGAACTTCAACGTGGCGTTGCATTTCACCCGCGGCCGCGGCTACTATGAACAATACAAAGCAGCCCAGCAATTCGGTCAATATGGGTTGAGCAAACCTATTATCAACGGGCTGCCGGTAGATAGTACCGACCTGATTCGTCAGCTTTGGCTGGACAATTACTTCTACGGCTCGGTCTTTTCCGTAAACCGTACCGGCAACAAATTCAACTGGAGCCTGGGCGGAGGCTGGAACCGCTACACCGGTGATCATTATGGAAAAGTCATCTGGGCGCAAACCGGCATCGATAAAGATTATAAGTACTACACTTATCCCGCAGCAAAGAATGACTTCAATATCTACTGGAAAGGAGAATACAAGCTCACTCCTGCATTCAGCCTCTTTGCAGATATGCAGTACCGCAACATCATGTACAACATGGATGGCTTCGAATCTGTTCCTGCTTATATCGCGCATGTGAACTACAATTTCTTCAATCCCAAAGCAGGTATTTCCTATAGCATCAATCCATCCAGCCGGGTGTTTGCCTCTGTTGCCATCGCGCATAAAGAGCCCAACCGCGTTGACTTTGAAAGCAACTATGGGGCAGCGATGCCTAAGCCGGAGATACTCCGCGACGTGGAAGCAGGCTACTCATGGCATAACAATATCGCAGCTATTGATGCGAACGTTTATTACATGAACTACAAGAATCAGCTCGTGCAAACCGGCATGCTCAACGATGTTGGTGCCTACATGCGCACCAATATTCCGAAAAGCTATCGTGCGGGTATCGAGGTGAATGGTAATGTGAAGCTGTCGCCCGTATTCAGCATTGCTGCCAACGCGGCCCTGAGCAGCAACAAAGTACTTGACTATCGCGCAGTTACATATGATTCCAGCAATACAGCGCATACACAAACCTTCAAAAAAACAGATATCTCCTTCTCGCCTTCTTTCGTAGGTGGGTTAACGTTATCTGCGAAACCAATAAAGAACCTCAACATCGATCTGCTCGGCAAATACGTAAGCCGCCAGTATATGGATAATACCTCCAATACCGAAGCCAGTCTGGATCCTTATTTTGTGAGTAACCTGCGCATTAACTACGTAGTGCCGCAAACGTTATTCCGCGAACTGGGTATTCAGTTTATGCTGAACAATATTTTCAATGCAAAATATACTCCCAACGGAAGCACTTACAGTAGTTACGATCTCCAATCCAACCGGGTGGCGTATGATAGCTACTACTATCCTATGGCAGGGATTAATTTCTTTGCAGGAGTGACGGTAGGATTTTAA
- the ssb gene encoding single-stranded DNA-binding protein codes for MMKIQFIGHLGRDVVKKEVNGASVFNFPVAVNERFKNAQGVLEERTTWMDCSLWERGGVAPYLVQGTMVYVEGSLKAEAYVNTNTGVLACAMRVRVFALQLLSRRDDDKRKATLAEVAVPEAEPVQEQPADDLPF; via the coding sequence ATGATGAAAATTCAATTCATCGGGCATCTCGGCCGCGATGTTGTTAAGAAAGAAGTCAACGGAGCATCCGTGTTCAACTTTCCGGTAGCTGTTAATGAGCGTTTTAAAAATGCACAGGGAGTGCTGGAAGAAAGAACCACCTGGATGGATTGTTCACTATGGGAAAGAGGCGGTGTAGCGCCTTATCTGGTACAGGGCACCATGGTATATGTAGAGGGCAGTCTGAAAGCGGAAGCCTATGTAAATACCAATACCGGCGTGTTAGCATGTGCCATGAGGGTAAGGGTGTTTGCTTTGCAGTTGCTCAGCCGCAGGGATGACGACAAAAGAAAAGCCACGCTTGCCGAGGTCGCTGTTCCGGAGGCTGAACCCGTACAGGAACAACCTGCTGACGATCTTCCATTTTAA
- the era gene encoding GTPase Era yields the protein MHKAGFVNIFGKPNAGKSTLLNALIGEKLAIISPKVQTTRHRITGVLTEPGYQIVFSDTPGIIDPKYKLHEKMMGAVKSALEDADVALLIMDAKDSLEENLELFDSLKLKVPVILILNKMDNVQKDDMAALVEKVKAWGKAKAIVPISAMQKKGIKELLAEIVALLPEANPFYPEDTLTDKSTRFFVAEMIREKIFKLYEEEIPYHTTVIVTQFQEKETLTKISAEIIVTRDTQKGIILGERGQSIRELGTQARKEIEQFIERKVFLELFVKVRNKWRDNDTFLKEYGY from the coding sequence ATGCACAAAGCTGGTTTTGTAAATATTTTCGGTAAGCCCAACGCGGGAAAAAGCACGCTGCTCAACGCACTGATCGGTGAGAAGCTGGCCATTATTTCTCCTAAGGTGCAAACCACACGTCATCGCATCACCGGCGTGCTGACTGAGCCCGGATACCAGATCGTTTTCTCCGATACTCCGGGTATCATCGATCCGAAATATAAGCTGCATGAGAAAATGATGGGTGCGGTAAAATCGGCCCTGGAAGATGCTGACGTAGCGTTGCTGATCATGGACGCCAAAGATTCCCTGGAAGAAAACCTGGAATTGTTTGACTCCCTGAAGCTGAAAGTGCCGGTGATCCTTATCTTGAATAAAATGGATAATGTGCAGAAGGATGACATGGCTGCGCTGGTGGAAAAAGTGAAGGCCTGGGGTAAAGCCAAAGCCATTGTTCCGATATCTGCTATGCAGAAAAAAGGAATAAAAGAACTGCTGGCAGAGATTGTAGCCCTATTACCCGAAGCCAATCCCTTCTACCCGGAAGATACACTAACGGATAAGTCTACACGTTTTTTTGTGGCAGAAATGATCCGTGAGAAAATATTCAAATTATACGAGGAAGAGATTCCCTACCACACTACGGTAATTGTTACACAATTCCAGGAAAAGGAAACACTCACCAAAATAAGTGCTGAAATCATCGTAACACGCGATACCCAGAAAGGTATCATACTGGGTGAAAGAGGACAGTCGATCCGCGAACTGGGAACCCAGGCGCGTAAAGAAATAGAGCAATTCATTGAACGTAAAGTATTCCTCGAACTATTCGTTAAGGTGCGCAACAAATGGCGCGATAATGATACGTTCCTGAAGGAATACGGATATTGA